The following are from one region of the Mauremys reevesii isolate NIE-2019 linkage group 2, ASM1616193v1, whole genome shotgun sequence genome:
- the BAMBI gene encoding BMP and activin membrane-bound inhibitor homolog isoform X2: protein MDRHPSYSFIWLQLELCAMAILLTRGEIRCYCDAAHCVATGYMCKSELNACFSRLLDPQNTNSPLTHGCLDSIANTADICQAKQAQNHSGTTMPTLECCHEDMCNYRGLHDVLSPPKGQGSRYQHDNSRNLITKVQELTSSKELWFRAAVIAVPIAGGLILVLLIMLALRMLRSENKRLQDQRQQMLSRLHYSFHGHHSKKGQVAKLDLECMVPVTGHENCCMSCDKMRQTDLSNDKILSLVHWGMYSGHGKLEFV, encoded by the exons ATGGATCGTCATCCCAGCTACAGCTTCATCTGGCTGCAACTGGAGCTGTGCGCCATGGCCATCCTGCTGACCAGAG GTGAAATTAGATGCTACTGTGATGCTGCGCACTGTGTTGCAACTGGCTATATGTGCAAATCTGAGCTTAATGCCTGCTTCTCCAGACTGCTTGACCCTCAGAACACGAATTCCCCACTTACTCATGGCTGCTTGGACTCTATTGCAAACACAGCTGACATCTGCCAAGCTAAACAGGCACAAAACCACTCCGGCACCACCATGCCCACATTGGAATGCTGTCATGAAGATATGTGCAATTATAGAGGACTGCATGATGTTCTCTCTCCTCCCAAGG GACAGGGGAGCAGATACCAGCATGACAACAGCAGAAATCTCATCACTAAGGTTCAGGAGTTGACCTCTTCAAAAGAATTGTGGTTCAGAGCCGCTGTAATTGCTGTTCCCATAGCTGGTGGGCTGATCTTAGTGCTTCTTATCATGCTAGCTTTGCGGATGCTCAGGAGTGAAAACAAAAGACTGCAAGATCAACGACAGCAAATGCTCTCCCGTTTGCACTACAGTTTTCATGGACATCATTCGAAGAAAGGACAGGTGGCGAAGTTAGACTTGGAATGCATGGTGCCAGTAACTGGACATGAGAACTGCTGCATGAGCTGTGATAAAATGAGACAGACAGACCTCAGCAATGATAAGATTCTTTCATTAGTCCACTGGGGAATGTACAGCGGGCATGGAAAGCTGGAATTTGTATGA
- the BAMBI gene encoding BMP and activin membrane-bound inhibitor homolog isoform X1: MDRHPSYSFIWLQLELCAMAILLTRGEIRCYCDAAHCVATGYMCKSELNACFSRLLDPQNTNSPLTHGCLDSIANTADICQAKQAQNHSGTTMPTLECCHEDMCNYRGLHDVLSPPKGETSGQGSRYQHDNSRNLITKVQELTSSKELWFRAAVIAVPIAGGLILVLLIMLALRMLRSENKRLQDQRQQMLSRLHYSFHGHHSKKGQVAKLDLECMVPVTGHENCCMSCDKMRQTDLSNDKILSLVHWGMYSGHGKLEFV; this comes from the exons ATGGATCGTCATCCCAGCTACAGCTTCATCTGGCTGCAACTGGAGCTGTGCGCCATGGCCATCCTGCTGACCAGAG GTGAAATTAGATGCTACTGTGATGCTGCGCACTGTGTTGCAACTGGCTATATGTGCAAATCTGAGCTTAATGCCTGCTTCTCCAGACTGCTTGACCCTCAGAACACGAATTCCCCACTTACTCATGGCTGCTTGGACTCTATTGCAAACACAGCTGACATCTGCCAAGCTAAACAGGCACAAAACCACTCCGGCACCACCATGCCCACATTGGAATGCTGTCATGAAGATATGTGCAATTATAGAGGACTGCATGATGTTCTCTCTCCTCCCAAGGGTGAGACCTCAG GACAGGGGAGCAGATACCAGCATGACAACAGCAGAAATCTCATCACTAAGGTTCAGGAGTTGACCTCTTCAAAAGAATTGTGGTTCAGAGCCGCTGTAATTGCTGTTCCCATAGCTGGTGGGCTGATCTTAGTGCTTCTTATCATGCTAGCTTTGCGGATGCTCAGGAGTGAAAACAAAAGACTGCAAGATCAACGACAGCAAATGCTCTCCCGTTTGCACTACAGTTTTCATGGACATCATTCGAAGAAAGGACAGGTGGCGAAGTTAGACTTGGAATGCATGGTGCCAGTAACTGGACATGAGAACTGCTGCATGAGCTGTGATAAAATGAGACAGACAGACCTCAGCAATGATAAGATTCTTTCATTAGTCCACTGGGGAATGTACAGCGGGCATGGAAAGCTGGAATTTGTATGA